ATAGGAAGATGTATATCTACTCAATACGTAGAAAATCCTATGCTAGACAAAACTCAAACATTGTACGTGTTTGAAGAAGTAGATGTTGTTGATTCTTAAACATTTCTTATAGAGATTAGGAATTGGGCTCTTGTGCTCCAATCATAATGAACTGAGAACCCTGTACattttaaatactagtactcTCAATTGTACAGGTTTacatatacagtcaaacttcgttatctcgaattCGAttggactgtttaaaaactcagATGTTTGCaagtgttcgagatatcaaggataaaatacttaaaaaataagtggttgggacttacaaatccattcaacatattcattgtattcgagatatcagagTTCGAGAATTTGAAGTTAAACTGTATAAGTAGTCCTGAATTATTTGCTGTTGtacataaatttatatttgttatgtTATCTTTGAAGGGAAATGTTGGTGATTCTCGCTGTGTAGCCAGTGTGAGGGGCCAAGTGGAACAATTGTCTTTTGATCACAAGCCAGGAAATGAGACAGAGACCAAAAGGATTATTTCTGCTGGAGGATGGGTGGAATTCAATAGAGTCAATGGTAAAATTCAATCactcaaagaaatttttattatacatgcACTAGTGTGTGTAAAGCAAAtgcaggtatatatatatatatatatatatgagcaaatttttagaaaaaatattcatgtagTGGTACAATAGACTCAGGGAAAAAAAACTCTGATTTTATTTCTTCATGATTTCTATCATATGATAATTTCACTTATTGTCAAGCAaactgaataaaaacattttatttagtgaatgattcaaattattttaaattaacagGAAACTTGGCTTTATCGAGGGCATTAGGGGACTTTGTCTTTAAGAAAAATGATAAGAAGGACCCTAGAGAACAGATTGTGACAGGTAAGAAGTTCTAGAAAATCTCATGGAATTCAGTCGTTACACTTCATCATAGTTTAGAAGTCATAGTGAGGCAATTACATACTGGATAACAATATAAAGAGCAGTGTAAATTGTTATTCTTTCATTTACTTGCAGCATATCCTGATGTACTGGAGAAACAGATCACACCAGATCACGAGTttatggttattgcttgtgATGGAATTTGGGACGTTTTAACAAACCAAGAAGTTGTGGACTTTGTGAGAGCCAGGATTGCCCACGGCATGGAACCATGCACTGTAAGAAGTGACTTTAGAAATTGTGATATCTTGGTTATCAATGTCTTTGAATTTTCTAATTGATTTGGAGGACTGAGTGTTTGGAAAGGCATGAAGTTTAAGTCATATATCAAAGGAATGAATTCTCTTAACTATCAATTTTTGTAATGCATGTGTCACCTGAATCACACCTAAAATGTCAGAATCTGTTAAAAACTTTGCAGTTTATAAattaagttgataaaacagTTAACTTGAAACTCTTAAATGAGTTTATTCAACAGTACTCAGTGAGAGTGGGAAGATGATATTATCATTGCATGGACATGAAAGATATGACTTTTTTCCtgaaattgtataaaattggAACTTAACGTCAActgtaaatattgtattatcATAAGACATTCAGGTGATGGGCCATCAATAAACATTGTTCAAACCGAATTGACCTATTGACTATGTATGTTTTCAATGTTAATTTGCCTCATTCCTCAGTCAAAGAACTACATGTGTCTTTATTGCAAATTATGTTTAATATTGTCCATTCATGGCTGAATCCAATGTTGTTTGATTGTAGATATGTGAGGAGCTAATGATGAGATGCCTGGCTCCAGACTGTCAGATGGGCGGACTGGGTTGTGATAACATGACTGTTATATTAGTGTGTTTTTTACTGGGAGGAAGCTACGATGATCTCACCCGCAAATGTTCACGAGGAGGTGGCCAGAGGCTAGGTCATTATTAATCACTGACACAAGATGGCGGCTGCGTCATCCGTCGTCTTGTAAAGTAACACTCTATCCACCAATGAGAATCCACAATGCCAGACCCTTGGGGGTTCAGTTGGGAGGAAACCCCAGGATTATATTCCCATTTTTTGTTTGTGATGAGAGGTTGACTTCTGTGTTATTCAAGAATAGAGTTTAGTTAAAGTTGACTATtgttatgaaattttaatatatatatatgactaaatgatatgtgtatttattaataataagtgtgttcgtatgtgtgtgtgtgtgtgtttgtgtttgTTCATGTAATGATGTGAAGAGAATTTTCTATGTTTCCAATAATTGCTTCtacaaattttaacaatttaccAATAACTTTTggtattttatacatgtacataccgaTTAAAGACATGTACATCTGATTTTGAAACATTCAGGTTTCCAGAATATGTGAAAAGACCTGGCAGCTTTATTTTCTATTCAAGACTCCATAGAGTGTACATGGTCATATGTCTGcaaagaaatatgaaatgaaactacatgtacccGGATTACAAGGCATAATGCAAAACACctgtgattatttttattttttgtctttttttaattatattaattattttttctgaatccatatatatatttatatattgaaattGATATATGAATACAGAGCGATATCTTTCGTTGTTAACCACTGCATCTTGCATCTAAAATTGCATTGGTCTAGTCTCGCTCGATCTAGATGTAGCAGTATTAGTTTATTTGTTATCTGTGATAGATttaaaattatcagattttttttcgttTGCTTAGAGCTCTGTATTGGGTATTCAAAATGGAGAAGTATAAGTACACTTTATATACATATACGAGTTACTTACAGTAAATGCATCTATAAATACAAGATATTCAGTAATTTGTTAAAaggattttacttttataatttgCAATTGTTATTGACTTCTTCAAAGCAGAAACTGGGCCAAACTTGACATCAAGAAATACTGGTACTTCACAaagatttttggaaatttcATTCTTATTATAGCATGATTCATTTATtctcatttctttaaaattgacaaatCGATTTTATTAATCCAAGATCAATTTTTGGGCTATAGTGTATGTATAAAACATCTAGATAAGGAAAAATACATTACTGTAGTTTCCTTATTTTACGGAAAGTACTTACATCCATGATTCACAAGAAAGTAAAATGGCAAGCACcaaacttttttataattttgaatagTTCACAACTGTCGGataaatactgtggtttcattaatatttaagggtatcaattttcgtggataaagtgaaaatcacggtttcaaggatacgtaaattcgtggccaatgaccctatcaataccagatgttaataaaaattgcacttcaatgaacactcAATTTCGTGGGTCAACTTAAtaacaaaatccacgaaaattggtattcaacgaatattgatgaaaccacagtactggTAATAGCTACACCTTTAAATTTGCAAGGGGTGCTTTTTGCGATTTTTACCTCCATGAATACTGATTACTTGTGTTAAATAAGGAATCTATAGTACACAGAACAGAACATAACTTTATAATGACAAACaaatagaataaagtaaacTGTGATTAATGCATATTGTATCCACAAGTCCTGTGAAATATTTGTCTGTGTACATGGTGTTTGATGAATGTTTTGTGCGATTATTTTACATGTTTGTTTAGTCCTACATGTTTTCTGCAAAGCAATCATATGCACATATATATCTTGTAACTGTTTGACAAATACCTTATTTTATACCATGGTTAACTTTTATAAACTCGATTGCCAAACTTTCAACCAATTTAATATAGTGTGTAATCGaaaacaaattgaattgaagtttTATTTAGTGAAGGTGTTCCATATGCCATTTAATAAGAGATGATGCGAGGTTTTTTGGGAGGTgtctttaacattttttaaacccTCTTCTAAATTATCAAACTATACTATATAAAGActcacattttattatttatgattaAGTCAGAATATATTAAGACTTATAAAGTTTAAGgttattcttttaaagcaaGGTCGTTCATCAAGATCAAAAGGTCATCCatcaagttcaaggtcattcaTCAGATACAATGTTATTCTTTGAATCAAGGTCAAATAAAAATGGTTGGATTGGTTATTATTTAATAATCTTCTGTTAATGAGATTTTGATTCCAAGTTCTAATATTTATCTGAAatgagaaattttattttaaaccacATTTTCTGCTAACATGCACTGTACATGCAAATAATTTCTTGATTCACATTTTGCCTTGGTTGTgctattatgataaaaaataataagcaGTTTAAATCAGCCTTTACCGGTACATAAACATGAACAAATTGAACCATTTGTGAGTAATATTAAATAAGCCAACAGTTGATTATCATTTTGAAGCACTTTCCAGAAGTTACACAAAAGCTGATATTGcaaaaatgacatttaaatCCCAGGCACCTgatgtgttatattttttatgtaaagaaaaaaaaaacctttgtcACCTGCTTATTTAGATGGGGTAAATGTTGTATTAAaacaagtatatatacatgtacttgaaattCAGGTGCCTGTAATTTGATAActccttcatttttttttataccataTCTAATCAGGGAATTTATAGGTTGTAAATATTACACCTAATCATATTATTCAAGATAGAATGGTACAATGTGTTTGGAGCTAAAAGCCAAACACGCTTATTCAGAGATGAATGATAACATTATTAAGGCATTATCGATACATTGTATAATGATTTAATTAGCATTCTttacaaggaaaaaaaaatcaaagatactAAAGCAATTAATTATCGAaaatacattacattttataactGTATTTTTAGTTGAGCTAGGTTATGGCAGATActggtattaaaaaaaagagagagaaaaaaaaagattgatttgCAGgatatgcatgcatttttttttccatatgtACTGACCGTACATCATTGATGACGCCAGGAAATTACTTTCTAGGAAATCTGCAACTGTATtcagggaaatattcacccccgttttattttcgcccttttcgCCCTCATTGTTGAgagcaaatttaagactgggtaAATTCCACTGTCACAAATAATATCTCTTTTGTCACAACTGCGTATGGGCGAATTGAAGATAGGACAAAGCTGATTGCAAGTGTAGAAGAGCGAAAATAACACGGAGCGAAAAATAACCCTGTGTACAGTTTTATCCAAGCTAAAACTACCTCAGTCCACATAGAGGAAGATGATGTTAATCCATTGTGGCCTCCTTATATCAATTTTGAAGGTATAGGCCTACATTTGCATAATCAAAGAATTCGATCTCTTATTCTAAGCTTTCATGTACATTTGTGTGCATCTTCACTGTGGATTTAAGTTAATATCATTTTGTGAATGCCTCATCACACGATTTAATAGCTACTTTGCTTATAAAAATATGTAGttacatataacatgtatgtgtatatagGTGTGAAGATGCATTCAATGTGTTAAATCTGTTTTTGTCTAATAGCTAGTTAACACACACGTTTTTTGCACACGTTTTGGTGTTTTGGTGAATCTTGTATCACAGAGTGGCTATTCTTTTGATTGTTAAATTCATTGTCTATAACATAGTATCATGATTGTTTCCATTGTACAACACTACATTTAACATCTTTGCTGTTTGGAAAATTATTGTAACATGTTTGACCAAGCTTTGCCTAGTATGTAGGCATGCCAGTACGGTTGTGTGTTTCCACatcacgttttttttttttaaataccataTTATCCCTATATTGATCAAGTTCCCCTGGGGCAATTTTCAACAATCACAATTTTTGCATTCACAACATGCAAGACTTAAAAATACTAACTGATGTTAAATTTTGTCAATTTCTTTTCTCATTTTGAAttgatttgttttgaaaaacatttaatttgacTACTTATTTTGAACATTTCAGTGACCAGATATCAAAGTAAACTATATAGATATCCCCCTTTTCAATTCAAAGTACCCAGAGTACTTAATAGGAATGATATGGTAATTGGACAAATTTGagttttataatacatgtacaatcaattTACAGTCTGAAAAAAATGGTGATGCTGctatcatttttgttaaaatagaaTTGTAAAATagattcagaattttttatcagtCATTTTCATCGCTCGATTCATATCTAATAATGGCAGTTAGCTTGGTCAATATCATGAACGGTTACTTCATTGGAAACCCATGGCCTGTTTCACTTAGACTTACAATCAATATTGAAACTACATGGTCATGGGTTTCGGATGACGGAATGTGAAAAACGTGTTCTGGTATGTACATTATATAACTTGATCAAAAACTCATTCTCTACTTTGTAATGGTATGTCATATGACTTGTGTGATGTTTTATTCCATTAGTGGAAATCCATAaggaaattttttgaaaatatttgtagCGGTATCTAATTTATAGACTTTTTATCAATGGAATCTAGGAAAGGCTTCTGATGGAAAATCTTCTGCATTAAACAACAAGCAAAGAAAATGTATCTgagtataattaaaatataaatttcctTTATAAAAACTCTAACTGCAGCCATTGTAATGTATTGCATCTGTCCATGTATGGTTTTGGTGTACACTGTTGAATTGTGCCAAAAGATGACAGTTCTTGTTATAACATCAACCTATTGCATCAAGTAATAAACATTGTAGATGAATTCAATTCTTTTGTTCATTTATTATTCCACTTAGAAAATCACACCTACCAGTacttatattgtataaatacatgtacaatatacgCATAACAAAATTATGCATGGTTTTCGTAGATTTACACACAAATGtctactgtaaaagtggttatttattACGCTGGTGGCATCGTCGGAACCTGGTGGTTAAGTATGCGTTTTCTATGGTCAAACAATACGCATGAGAATTAAATATGCGGATGCATGATTTATCGCTccaaagttttgatttttttaccaTATGCGCGGGGGTATTTGATGCAGTTTTCAGCTTACTGCGTAACAAGTGTAAATTTCCTCCACAGGTAAAAAACCATTTTTATGGTATAACACTCAGATTATGAATTTCAATGACAAAATTACTTTGTCAAGTAAAGCTAACTGAAGTTATTAATAAATACCcctgaacttttaaaaaaactattctaaaaaatcaatttacggTATTATCAGTCCAACATGATTAATGTACCAAGTACATTTCAGAAACTTAACACatgcaaaatattaaatataggAGAGTAGTTTTCAGGAAACTCCTGTAAATAAACTGCattcttgaaaagaaaaaagacaaaTGCTCTctcaaaaatattatacatcaAGGTACTtgtcaatttgattaaaatcagatcctcaatCTGCtccttaattttttattgttgcACAGATCATGTATATAgcgacaataaaaaaataaggagcgaatcgaggatctgattttaatcagattgagaAACttgaattatgtttttttttttacttcatataGTTCCATCCcatatcatacatgtagcaataaatatgcaagtatgtgtatttaaaaataggATGAATCTACATCaattaatatttgttatatattttttttatatcaagtgAACGTTGATATTTCATGTCAGTTCACAGATCAATCtatgaaataataaatactgtttgtcattttttatcaGAAATAAACTTTATCACTAAGCCTGCTTATCCTATGTATGCTACCTGATATGTAATACATGAACTGCACTTATGACACACAACTTAACTATCCAGATAAAGAAAATACGATTGTTTATAGTCCCAGAGAATGGAATAAATATGATaacaatacacaattttttcaattttccaaTTTCGTGACTTTCACAACTCATTCACAACGTTTTTCAATAGAACATTGACAGCTTCTTTAGTTTTAAGAACCCTGGGAACTTTGTACTGATTGGCCGATGCCTGACTGTTGTCGATTGTAAATTTACGCAGTTCTTCGAAAGTCCCTACTTTCACCTGGTGCACTTTGATAGGTTGAATGCTGCCTTTGTTCCTGAAAGACTCGTAAACATAGGACCTGGAACACAACTCTTTGTcaatctgcaaaaaaaaaataaaaaataaacaggatAAAACTGCATGAATAACAACTAGCAGATTTTCTAACTTTTCTAAAGGGTGCCTACTTTaacaagattttgtaatgcgtatgtgtatatataatgaCTAAAATGCAAAAAGcacatttgcaaaaaaaagtatgaatgtatttatatttcaattggAAATCTGTATCATTCATTGTACCATTGTTCAACCAggcttttgtttgtttttaatagCCACTTAACACTGAGCTTATCATCTATGTCAGCTCAAAACCTATTAACTTCTTTTCTCAGCCACTGTTgacaaataacatttaaaagcGGTAGttgaattgtattttaaaacttaCCATTTCTCTTTGATCTACAGTTAGAGGTTTGGAATCATCATCAACTTCAAGGAAAAGGTGGTAGAATGGGGCATAACTGTcacctgaaaattttaattcaacaaTGCAACAAACTCAgcatcaagggcaataactcttgCAGCTGTTTAATCTGGAGAGAACCAAATCTGTATATGCATTGCTTTTACAATAGTATTTTTGTCTAATGAAAACAGTACCTTTATCTTCTATCAATAAACTCTCAACACAACAGTAATTGAGCAGTTTCCTTGGAAACCAGGCAGATGTTGTTTTGGTCAATGCCTGGTAGAAGAGCGACTCTGACGTCTTTTCACCTCTTACATTCAGAAACTGACCTTTCctaaagaggaaaaaaatactCATGTAAATTTGTACTACAGTATATAGAATAtcctatactctgtcccgagtttttgcttccaccactttttgcttgatatttccataatcaTGAATatctttgtgctcaaactacgttcatccactaatatgaataatgtccagattatctgttttgaaacgctccctctaccacttcaggtttcaatacacatcccaaaataaaaagtctacggggattttgcattgcatcagcctttaataagcccggatgataatgttgaaaaattgcgcgaggtacagtatcccgagtacttccaaatggagaaaagatgtaaacatttctcattaaaaatatccgtaagaaatttgtttttgttcctgtgaactttcatgattgaaaaatgataattattcaatgaagatatcttggatatattcctttcattgatttcaactgtatttctttcacaggtttgtgtatttttattaaaattcatcaaaaagtgatggaagcaataacttgggacagactatatatAGGTTTGTGCTCAATGAAATTTTCTACACTTTTTCTTCAACAACTTTTTCATAAGTCATTCAAAATGTAACCTCCCTTGGACActcttttaaaacaataacttaCCTGTGTTTGAATTCAATTACAGGACACTGATGGTAGAAATCAACCACTTTGACGATGTCCCCAAAGCGGTATCTATAAAACCCACTAGCATTGGTTATCACCAATTCATATTCTTCTCCCTTCTCCACCTGCCAAAAGAAAATTCACATACAAGTAAACACATATTGCTCAAATAACTAATTGACAGTTTTAAAAGCGAGTTGGTACTTGCTGCTTATAAGGTCATAAAGctagttttcaatttttttaattttccacatAAATCATCCTATCAAGAAACTCtgttacaaaataaagaaaacaacaaattaaGTTACTTTAtgcatgaaatatttacaattgtCACAAACCTGATCCATAAAGAGTGTACTAGGTTGATCCTCTGTAGAATGTTCCACAGGAATAAACTCAAAAAACATGGACTGTACGGCCAGCAAATATCGACTTGGATGATTTTTTGGCCAGATGTTAAGCCCTAGCAGTCCTTCTGAGGCTGCATACAATGGAGAATAGATAGGAATTCCTTCACAATAAGTTTCCCTGAGTATCTTCGCTGGAAGATCAAAACTACCTGAGTCGGCGGATAATATGAGGTTACAGTCTGGCCACAAacgcttaccaattccaacctTGCTACCTGTCTTCATTACATCTCTGATTTCATTGGCTCGTTGAGGATTTGGTGTTAAGGCAGCATTTAATTCCTTTCTTACAGATTCATCAATGTTGAGTTTTGGATCTACTTCTCCTCTCTCGATGTCATCCGCAATGTCGGACCAATACCGGTAGAGTGCATCAAAAGATGACAAAATGAGAGAGGAAAAATTAGCCTCCAACATACCTAGACTTTTATCTGCTAAACCAAACAACAAATGCACATACAGTGCCTCTGGTTCCCTGAGAATTTCAAAGCCAGCTTTTGGTGTGGAGTAAATGTTCAGCAAATGCTTGGAGTTTGTTGGAGAGGATGAATTGGGCCCTATAAGTATTCCACACTCCGACTTTCTCCATTTTGGTGTGTAGAAAAACTTTAATGTCTTCTGAAGATTGTTGTTTTCTGGAAACGTTTTCAAAAGACTATGATAAACCACTGATATCCCCTGAATGAAGAACATGAAGCCTTGGTGCTTGGTCATTGGAAGAATACTAGACTTCCCAGAAGTCCCTGAGGTCACAGCAAATATAACAGGCTGCCGACTGGTGAGAACCTTCTCTTCTCCTTTCATCATCTGTTGGATGTAGGGCTCATAATGAGATATATAAGTAAGTGGATGCTGTTTAACATATTCTTCCCTGGTTTGTATTTCCAAGAACTTATACTCTCTACCGTACTGGGTTTCAGCATTTTCTTTTAATCGGCCAAGCAAAAGTTTGTTTTGGGTCTCGGTCATGTTTTTACAACATTTATCCAACTTTCGTCTGGCAAACCAACCCACCCATGATAAGCCTGCTATGGCAATGTAATGATCAAACTTGCTACGGAATGTATGGGAGGAGGATGCCTTCCTTCTAGCTACATCGAAGCACAATATTGCTGAAATACCACAAACAGGAGTAAGGACACCtgcaattgataaaaaaaacaacattcccatatgaatttatataataGCAATATTGTAAAACATAACAACATATGCTTCTCTCCTCCCCACTCAAAGGTATCAGGTTGAACAATATAAATGCAtttggatacatgtacatatctgcAAAATAGAACCTATTTGGACGTGGAGCAACAACTTGTGTTTTAGAGTTTGATGATCCTTGAACAAAGAGCTATCAATTAGGCTTTATACTTGGATGAAGAATAATAGCAAGCACAAAGGGATCATGACCTTTTACCATCTTGAAATCAGTAGAGCTCATCCAATagctatatatatttctaacatatatacatgtatattaaatcaCAAGATTAATGATGACTAAGAAAAAGGATCTGATTTcgtattaaatcaaaatttgttcaaggaactgtaaaacaaaaaatattatgatagtatacacaaatattttggatgtgaaaaatcacactggAAATTTTTGTAGCGTATTCATGTACTTGTTTGACATGGCATAATCTTATTAATTATGTATTGAGATAAACttcacatacaaaaaaaaattgcatgataaaattttgttattctAAAGTTGTGTTGGTTTTAGTGGACTTTGACTATAGAACTTGTTACATTGAGCCTCTCATAATCATGCAATCAAGTACATATACTTAATACCCCAAAGCTGACAAATAATCATACATCATAATTTTCAGTCTACAGATGAATTTTTTTGCTTTCATAGCATTAACAAAACTGATGAGTGTACTTTCAATTTCCTAGCTTATATGAATTAATGCATTGTTATTATGTTAAAGCCATGTGTCGAATGGTGCCCTGTCATCAAGGCCATCTCGACACATGGGCAGACATATATCACATGACAATTAACACACATGTACGAGACTGACATTAGCATACCATCCCCCACTTTAAACACAAGAGTCAAGGTTCTGATTTGACAGATCCACATGAGAGCAAACACATTAACACGAGCTTATCCATTAAATGTCTGTGTTTGCAAAAAACTGTATCCTCTAAtttcatgtaaa
The nucleotide sequence above comes from Magallana gigas chromosome 2, xbMagGiga1.1, whole genome shotgun sequence. Encoded proteins:
- the LOC105341582 gene encoding probable protein phosphatase 2C T23F11.1; protein product: MGQTLSEPVTSKETSSCQNNFVKVGSSCMQGWRITMEDAHIHLLSLPNDKDTCFFGVFDGHGGSKVAQYAGEHLYKKVITRPEYSEGRIADALKYGFLDLDEEMLKDNDMKDELAGTTANVVLLKGNRIFCGNVGDSRCVASVRGQVEQLSFDHKPGNETETKRIISAGGWVEFNRVNGNLALSRALGDFVFKKNDKKDPREQIVTAYPDVLEKQITPDHEFMVIACDGIWDVLTNQEVVDFVRARIAHGMEPCTICEELMMRCLAPDCQMGGLGCDNMTVILVCFLLGGSYDDLTRKCSRGGGQRLGHY
- the LOC105341583 gene encoding GH3 domain-containing protein isoform X1, with amino-acid sequence MFRLGDWKVWCGILHLVLLVYLLHYLLCVPNNSLVSKLWAGVLTPVCGISAILCFDVARRKASSSHTFRSKFDHYIAIAGLSWVGWFARRKLDKCCKNMTETQNKLLLGRLKENAETQYGREYKFLEIQTREEYVKQHPLTYISHYEPYIQQMMKGEEKVLTSRQPVIFAVTSGTSGKSSILPMTKHQGFMFFIQGISVVYHSLLKTFPENNNLQKTLKFFYTPKWRKSECGILIGPNSSSPTNSKHLLNIYSTPKAGFEILREPEALYVHLLFGLADKSLGMLEANFSSLILSSFDALYRYWSDIADDIERGEVDPKLNIDESVRKELNAALTPNPQRANEIRDVMKTGSKVGIGKRLWPDCNLILSADSGSFDLPAKILRETYCEGIPIYSPLYAASEGLLGLNIWPKNHPSRYLLAVQSMFFEFIPVEHSTEDQPSTLFMDQVEKGEEYELVITNASGFYRYRFGDIVKVVDFYHQCPVIEFKHRKGQFLNVRGEKTSESLFYQALTKTTSAWFPRKLLNYCCVESLLIEDKGDSYAPFYHLFLEVDDDSKPLTVDQREMIDKELCSRSYVYESFRNKGSIQPIKVHQVKVGTFEELRKFTIDNSQASANQYKVPRVLKTKEAVNVLLKNVVNEL
- the LOC105341583 gene encoding GH3 domain-containing protein isoform X2, producing MGFLKGVLTPVCGISAILCFDVARRKASSSHTFRSKFDHYIAIAGLSWVGWFARRKLDKCCKNMTETQNKLLLGRLKENAETQYGREYKFLEIQTREEYVKQHPLTYISHYEPYIQQMMKGEEKVLTSRQPVIFAVTSGTSGKSSILPMTKHQGFMFFIQGISVVYHSLLKTFPENNNLQKTLKFFYTPKWRKSECGILIGPNSSSPTNSKHLLNIYSTPKAGFEILREPEALYVHLLFGLADKSLGMLEANFSSLILSSFDALYRYWSDIADDIERGEVDPKLNIDESVRKELNAALTPNPQRANEIRDVMKTGSKVGIGKRLWPDCNLILSADSGSFDLPAKILRETYCEGIPIYSPLYAASEGLLGLNIWPKNHPSRYLLAVQSMFFEFIPVEHSTEDQPSTLFMDQVEKGEEYELVITNASGFYRYRFGDIVKVVDFYHQCPVIEFKHRKGQFLNVRGEKTSESLFYQALTKTTSAWFPRKLLNYCCVESLLIEDKGDSYAPFYHLFLEVDDDSKPLTVDQREMIDKELCSRSYVYESFRNKGSIQPIKVHQVKVGTFEELRKFTIDNSQASANQYKVPRVLKTKEAVNVLLKNVVNEL